The Nocardioides zeae genome includes the window CGACCGTCGGGATGGACAGCTCCTTCGTGACCTGGGCGGCGACGTCGCCCGGCACCATCTCCATCACGACGGCGAACGCGCCGGCGTCGGCGACCGCGTGGGCGTCGCGCAGGACCCGCTCGGCGGCGTCCCCGCGGCCCTGCACGCGGTAGCCGCCGAGGGTGTGCTCGGACTGGGGGGTGAACCCGATGTGCGCGCACACGGGGATGCCGCCGAGTGTCAGCTTCTCGATGGTCGCGGCCATCTCGGCGCCGCCCTCGAGCTTCACCGCGTGGGCGCCGCCCTCCTTCATGAAGCGGACGGCCGTGAGGTAGGCCTGCTCCGGGCTCGCCTGGTAGGAGCCGAACGGCAGGTCACCGAGCACCAGCGCGCGGCGCGCCGAGCGGGCGACGGCCCGCGTCAGCGGGATCAGCTCGTCGACCGTCACCGGCAGCGAGGTCTCGTTGCCCAGCACGTTGTTGGAGGCGCTGTCGCCGACGAGGAGCACCTCGACGCCGGCCTCGTCGAAGACCTGCGCGGTGTACATGTCGTAGGACGTCAGCATCGTCCACCGCTCGCC containing:
- the panB gene encoding 3-methyl-2-oxobutanoate hydroxymethyltransferase codes for the protein MSEQPSPYGSGPQAGSTPAAAPRRIRTHHLREMKERGERWTMLTSYDMYTAQVFDEAGVEVLLVGDSASNNVLGNETSLPVTVDELIPLTRAVARSARRALVLGDLPFGSYQASPEQAYLTAVRFMKEGGAHAVKLEGGAEMAATIEKLTLGGIPVCAHIGFTPQSEHTLGGYRVQGRGDAAERVLRDAHAVADAGAFAVVMEMVPGDVAAQVTKELSIPTVGIGAGPECDAQVLVWQDAFGLRTGRMPRFVKQFADVRSVLAEGARAYVDEVRGGSFPGPEHTF